One genomic window of Thermococcus indicus includes the following:
- a CDS encoding V-type ATP synthase subunit E translates to MDGAELIIQEINREAEQKIQYILSEAQKEAEQIKEDARKRAEARAEWIMRKAQTQAEIEKQRIVANARLEVRKKRLAVQEELIQEVITALRERLAELPDEEYFPMLVDLAVQAVGELGSESVVVRSNERTLKLLSERADEFRKALGERLGREIEVSLGEPVGTIGGLVVETPDGTVRVDNTFESRIERFEGELRAEIAKALFG, encoded by the coding sequence ATGGATGGAGCAGAGCTGATCATTCAGGAGATAAACAGGGAAGCGGAGCAGAAGATACAGTACATCCTCAGTGAGGCCCAGAAGGAAGCGGAGCAGATCAAGGAGGATGCGAGGAAGAGGGCCGAGGCTAGGGCTGAGTGGATAATGAGGAAGGCCCAGACCCAGGCAGAGATAGAGAAGCAGAGGATAGTAGCCAACGCCCGCCTCGAGGTCAGGAAGAAGAGGCTCGCCGTTCAGGAGGAGCTCATCCAGGAGGTCATCACCGCGCTTCGTGAGAGGCTTGCGGAGCTTCCCGACGAGGAGTACTTCCCGATGCTCGTTGACCTTGCGGTTCAGGCGGTTGGGGAGCTCGGTTCCGAGAGCGTCGTCGTTCGCTCCAACGAGAGGACTCTGAAGCTCCTCTCGGAGAGGGCCGATGAGTTCAGAAAAGCCCTCGGCGAGAGGCTCGGCAGGGAGATCGAGGTGAGCCTCGGCGAGCCGGTTGGCACCATAGGCGGCCTCGTCGTCGAGACCCCCGACGGCACAGTCAGGGTTGACAACACCTTCGAGTCAAGGATAGAGAGGTTTGAAGGCGAGCTCAGGGCGGAAATAGCCAAGGCTCTCTTCGGGTGA
- a CDS encoding V-type ATP synthase subunit C encodes MEPGAVSGILDTTLAVVFTWVGYKTARIIWKYTPYSYPNARIRAMEAKLLTEQRFNELAESRTLQNFVVGLEDTDYRDYFADLSGYDVESIERALERALAGTYELMVKILPKRSAPFFRLMLEEWDVRNVASVVKAKLAGEPASDYVIEIGTMLPKIKAIAGAKTMEEILVVLEGTPYEEPYQKLILGEITPREFETELYRMHYGKLLGYALSRKEDERVILEEFVRLKIDKLNILTVLRAKAAGMSAEEIRPMLIPGGSVKLDPLLHVDDLSMALAELDSTKYGPVIRDVREEVERDLSVLERALERHILTRVNEFNRFYPLSVAAPLGYVLQKEREVRKLRAIAKLISDGLEPERIKEMAGDAA; translated from the coding sequence ATGGAACCAGGAGCGGTGAGCGGAATACTGGACACTACCCTCGCAGTGGTGTTCACGTGGGTGGGATACAAAACGGCCAGGATAATCTGGAAATACACCCCCTACTCTTACCCCAACGCCAGGATAAGGGCGATGGAGGCGAAGCTCCTCACAGAGCAGAGGTTCAACGAGCTGGCCGAGAGCAGGACGCTCCAGAACTTCGTCGTCGGTCTTGAGGACACCGACTACAGGGATTACTTCGCCGACCTCTCGGGCTACGACGTTGAATCCATAGAGAGGGCCCTGGAGAGAGCCCTGGCCGGAACCTACGAGCTGATGGTTAAAATCCTCCCGAAGAGGTCCGCCCCCTTCTTCAGGCTCATGCTTGAGGAGTGGGACGTCAGGAACGTGGCGAGCGTCGTCAAGGCCAAGCTGGCGGGGGAGCCAGCCAGTGATTACGTCATCGAAATCGGAACCATGCTCCCGAAGATCAAGGCCATCGCAGGGGCCAAAACCATGGAGGAGATACTCGTCGTGCTCGAGGGCACCCCCTACGAGGAGCCCTACCAGAAGCTCATCCTCGGCGAGATAACCCCCAGGGAGTTTGAGACCGAGCTCTACAGGATGCACTACGGCAAGCTTCTCGGCTACGCCCTCTCCAGGAAGGAGGATGAACGCGTTATCCTCGAGGAGTTCGTCAGGCTGAAGATAGACAAGCTGAACATCCTGACGGTCCTCAGGGCCAAGGCCGCTGGAATGTCCGCCGAGGAGATAAGGCCAATGCTCATACCCGGCGGGAGCGTTAAACTCGACCCGCTCCTGCACGTGGACGACCTGAGCATGGCACTGGCGGAGCTGGACTCCACCAAGTACGGCCCGGTCATCAGGGACGTCAGGGAGGAGGTTGAGAGGGACCTGAGCGTCCTTGAGAGGGCCCTTGAGAGGCACATCCTCACGCGGGTGAACGAGTTCAACAGGTTCTACCCGCTCAGCGTGGCCGCGCCGCTCGGCTACGTCCTTCAGAAGGAGCGGGAAGTCAGGAAGCTCAGGGCCATAGCCAAGCTCATCAGCGACGGCCTCGAGCCAGAGAGGATAAAGGAGATGGCGGGTGATGCCGCATGA
- a CDS encoding V-type ATP synthase subunit F: protein MKIAVLGDRDTALGFKLAGAHEVYSFEDTPLELERLRNKLRELIERGDVGIILITERFAQRVEIPEVTLPIILQVPDKSGSRFGEEAIKEIVRRAIGVELKR from the coding sequence ATGAAGATAGCCGTGCTCGGGGACAGGGACACGGCGCTGGGCTTCAAGCTGGCCGGCGCCCATGAGGTTTATTCCTTTGAGGACACGCCTCTCGAGCTTGAGAGGCTCAGGAACAAGCTCAGGGAGCTTATCGAGAGGGGCGACGTGGGAATAATACTCATAACGGAGAGGTTCGCCCAGAGGGTTGAGATACCCGAGGTTACGCTTCCGATCATCCTTCAGGTGCCGGACAAGTCCGGCTCTAGGTTCGGCGAAGAGGCGATTAAGGAGATAGTTAGGAGGGCAATTGGTGTTGAGCTGAAGAGGTGA
- a CDS encoding ATP synthase subunit A — protein sequence MGRIIRVTGPLVVADDMKGSKMYEVVRVGEMGLIGEIIRLEGDRAVIQVYEETAGIRPGEPVEGTGASLSVELGPGLLTAMYDGIQRPLDALRDLSGDFIARGLTAPALPRDKKWHFTPRVKVGDRVVGGDILGVVPETSIIEHKILVPPWVEGEVVEIAEEGDYTVEEVIAKVKKPDGSIEELKMYHKWPVRVKRPYKNKLPPEVPLITGQRTIDTFFSQAKGGTAAIPGPFGSGKTVTQHQLAKWSDAQIVVYIGCGERGNEMTDVLEEFPKLKDPKTGKPLMERTVLIANTSNMPVAAREASIYTGITIAEYFRDMGYDVALMADSTSRWAEALREISGRLEEMPGEEGYPAYLASKIAEFYERAGRVVTLGSEERVGSVSVIGAVSPPGGDFSEPVVQNTLRVVKVFWALDADLARRRHFPAINWLRSYSLYVDAIKDWWHQNVDPEWKAMRDRAMELLQKEAELQEIVRIVGPDALPDREKAVLIVTRMIREDFLQQDAFDEVDTYCPPKKQVTMLRVILNFYDKTMEAVDRGVPVDEIAKLPVREKIGRMKYEPELENVRALMDETNAQFEELFKRYGA from the coding sequence ATGGGAAGGATAATTCGTGTTACGGGTCCCCTGGTCGTCGCCGACGATATGAAGGGCTCCAAGATGTACGAGGTCGTTCGCGTCGGCGAAATGGGTCTCATAGGAGAAATCATCCGCCTTGAGGGTGACAGGGCTGTTATTCAGGTCTACGAGGAGACTGCAGGTATAAGACCGGGTGAGCCGGTCGAGGGAACCGGTGCCTCCCTGAGCGTTGAGCTCGGTCCCGGACTGCTCACCGCCATGTACGACGGAATTCAGAGGCCGCTTGATGCCCTCAGGGACCTCAGCGGAGACTTTATAGCCAGAGGTCTCACCGCCCCGGCCCTTCCGAGGGACAAGAAGTGGCACTTCACGCCCAGGGTCAAGGTCGGCGACAGGGTTGTTGGTGGAGACATCCTCGGCGTTGTCCCTGAGACCAGCATCATCGAGCACAAGATCCTCGTTCCCCCCTGGGTGGAGGGTGAGGTAGTCGAGATCGCCGAGGAGGGCGACTACACCGTCGAGGAGGTCATTGCGAAGGTCAAGAAGCCGGACGGGAGCATTGAGGAGCTCAAGATGTACCACAAGTGGCCCGTCCGTGTTAAGAGGCCCTACAAGAACAAGCTCCCGCCGGAGGTTCCGCTCATCACCGGGCAGAGGACCATAGACACCTTCTTCAGCCAGGCCAAGGGTGGAACCGCTGCCATCCCCGGTCCGTTCGGTTCCGGAAAGACCGTTACCCAGCACCAGCTCGCCAAGTGGAGTGACGCCCAGATCGTTGTTTACATAGGCTGCGGTGAGCGCGGAAACGAGATGACCGACGTCCTTGAGGAGTTCCCGAAGCTCAAGGACCCGAAGACCGGAAAGCCGCTCATGGAGAGGACCGTTCTCATAGCCAACACCTCGAACATGCCGGTCGCTGCCCGTGAGGCTTCAATCTACACCGGAATCACCATCGCCGAGTACTTCAGGGACATGGGCTACGACGTCGCCCTCATGGCCGACTCAACGAGCAGGTGGGCGGAAGCGCTCCGTGAGATTTCGGGCCGTCTCGAGGAGATGCCGGGTGAGGAGGGTTACCCGGCATACCTCGCCAGTAAGATTGCGGAGTTCTACGAGCGTGCCGGCCGCGTCGTGACCCTCGGAAGCGAGGAGAGGGTAGGAAGCGTTTCGGTCATTGGAGCGGTTTCGCCGCCCGGTGGAGACTTCAGCGAGCCGGTCGTCCAGAACACCCTCCGTGTCGTCAAGGTCTTCTGGGCCCTCGACGCCGACCTGGCGAGGAGAAGGCACTTCCCGGCCATCAACTGGCTCAGGAGCTACTCGCTTTACGTCGACGCCATCAAGGACTGGTGGCACCAGAACGTTGATCCGGAATGGAAGGCCATGCGCGACAGGGCCATGGAGCTCCTCCAGAAGGAGGCCGAGCTCCAGGAGATAGTCAGGATAGTCGGTCCCGATGCACTGCCGGACAGGGAGAAGGCGGTGCTCATCGTCACCAGGATGATACGTGAGGACTTCCTCCAGCAGGACGCCTTCGACGAGGTTGACACCTACTGCCCGCCCAAGAAGCAGGTCACCATGCTCAGGGTTATCCTCAACTTCTACGACAAGACCATGGAGGCCGTGGACAGGGGCGTTCCGGTTGACGAGATAGCCAAGCTCCCGGTCAGGGAGAAGATAGGCCGTATGAAGTACGAGCCCGAGCTTGAGAACGTCAGGGCTCTCATGGATGAGACGAACGCTCAGTTTGAGGAGCTCTTCAAGAGGTACGGGGCGTGA
- a CDS encoding ATP synthase subunit B — MPGMEYSTVSKIYGPLMIVQGVKGVAYGEVVEIETERGEKRKGQVLEAREDMAIVQVFEGTRDLDVKTTRVRFTGETLKVPVSMDMLGRVFNGIGKPIDGGPEIIPEDRRDVHGAPLNPVARAYPRDFIQTGVSAIDGMNTLIRGQKLPIFSGSGLPHNMLAAQIARQAKVLGEEEQFAVVFAAMGITYEEANFFKKSFEETGAIERAVLFLNLADDPAIERIITPRMALTVAEYLAFDYDMQVLVILTDMTNYAEALREISAAREEVPGRRGYPGYMYTDLATIYERAGRVRGRKGSITQVPILTMPDDDITHPIPDLTGYITEGQIVLSRDLHRKGIYPPIDVLPSLSRLMKDGIGKGMTRDDHPQLSQQLYAAYAEGRSLRDLVAVVGEEALSETDRKYLKFAERFEKEFVAQRYDEDRSIEETLDLGWELLAELPESELKRVRKEYILKYHPKYRKREG, encoded by the coding sequence ATGCCGGGAATGGAGTACTCAACCGTTAGCAAGATTTACGGGCCGCTCATGATAGTTCAGGGTGTCAAGGGCGTCGCCTACGGTGAGGTCGTTGAGATAGAAACCGAGAGGGGCGAGAAGAGAAAGGGTCAGGTCCTCGAGGCCAGGGAAGACATGGCCATCGTCCAGGTCTTCGAGGGAACCCGTGACCTCGACGTCAAAACGACCCGCGTCCGCTTCACCGGAGAGACCCTCAAGGTTCCGGTCAGCATGGACATGCTCGGAAGGGTCTTCAACGGCATCGGAAAGCCGATCGATGGCGGACCGGAGATCATCCCGGAGGACAGGCGCGACGTCCACGGTGCTCCCCTCAACCCGGTCGCGAGGGCTTATCCCAGGGACTTCATCCAGACCGGTGTCTCTGCCATAGACGGAATGAACACCCTCATCCGCGGCCAGAAGCTGCCCATCTTCAGCGGTTCCGGTCTTCCGCACAACATGCTCGCCGCCCAGATAGCCAGGCAGGCGAAGGTCCTCGGCGAGGAGGAGCAGTTCGCCGTCGTCTTCGCGGCCATGGGTATCACCTACGAGGAGGCCAACTTCTTCAAGAAGAGCTTCGAGGAGACCGGAGCAATAGAGAGGGCGGTCCTGTTCCTCAACCTCGCCGACGACCCTGCAATCGAGCGTATTATCACCCCGCGTATGGCGCTGACGGTTGCCGAGTACCTCGCCTTCGACTACGACATGCAGGTGCTCGTCATCCTCACGGACATGACCAACTACGCCGAGGCCCTGCGTGAGATTTCCGCGGCGAGGGAAGAGGTTCCGGGCAGGCGCGGTTATCCGGGTTACATGTACACTGACCTGGCCACCATCTACGAGCGCGCCGGTCGTGTCAGGGGCAGGAAGGGTTCCATCACCCAGGTGCCCATCCTGACGATGCCGGACGACGACATAACCCACCCGATTCCCGACCTGACCGGATACATCACCGAGGGCCAGATAGTCCTCAGCAGGGACCTCCACAGGAAGGGTATCTACCCGCCCATTGACGTCCTTCCGTCGCTCAGCCGTCTGATGAAGGACGGTATCGGTAAGGGCATGACCAGGGACGACCACCCGCAGCTCAGCCAGCAGCTCTACGCGGCCTACGCCGAAGGAAGGTCGCTCAGGGACCTCGTCGCCGTCGTTGGTGAGGAGGCCCTCAGCGAGACCGACAGGAAGTACCTCAAGTTCGCCGAGCGCTTCGAGAAGGAGTTCGTCGCCCAGCGCTACGACGAGGACAGGAGCATCGAGGAGACCCTCGACCTCGGCTGGGAGCTCCTTGCCGAGCTTCCGGAGAGCGAGCTCAAGCGTGTCAGGAAGGAGTACATCCTCAAGTACCACCCCAAGTACAGGAAGAGGGAGGGCTGA
- a CDS encoding V-type ATP synthase subunit D has translation MAELLNVKPTRMELLNLKRRIKLAKKGHKLLKDKQDALIMEFFTIYDEALQLREELGRKMDEAFRALQAAETDVGMLRLREISLSVEPNREVEIKRRNVMGVPVPLIEAESFRRNTNERGYAFVSSSAKVDLAAEKFEEVLDLAVRLAEVEETLKRLAREIEVTKRRVNALEYIIIPRMEATVKFIKQRLDEMERENFFRLKRVKALIEARSGS, from the coding sequence ATGGCAGAGCTGCTCAACGTCAAGCCCACCCGTATGGAGCTCCTGAACCTCAAGAGGCGCATTAAGCTGGCCAAGAAGGGCCACAAGCTCCTCAAGGACAAGCAGGATGCCCTCATCATGGAGTTCTTCACGATATACGATGAGGCGCTCCAGCTCAGGGAGGAGCTTGGCAGGAAGATGGACGAGGCCTTCAGGGCCCTTCAGGCGGCGGAGACAGACGTCGGAATGCTCCGCCTCAGGGAGATAAGCCTCAGCGTCGAGCCCAACAGGGAGGTCGAGATAAAGCGGAGGAACGTCATGGGCGTTCCGGTTCCACTCATAGAGGCGGAATCCTTCAGGAGGAACACGAATGAGCGCGGCTACGCCTTCGTCTCCAGCTCCGCCAAGGTCGACCTCGCCGCCGAGAAGTTCGAGGAGGTTCTCGACCTGGCCGTCCGCCTCGCCGAGGTGGAGGAGACACTCAAGAGGCTCGCGAGGGAGATAGAGGTCACAAAGAGGCGCGTTAATGCCCTCGAGTACATCATAATCCCCCGCATGGAGGCCACGGTGAAGTTCATCAAGCAGCGCCTCGACGAGATGGAGCGCGAGAACTTCTTCAGGCTGAAGAGGGTCAAGGCCCTGATAGAGGCCAGGAGCGGCTCCTGA
- a CDS encoding oxygen-binding di-iron domain-containing protein, whose protein sequence is MGEYFIEPGLDPRKDHVLYRDDEHMVVYLGTQEGGEDVDVNSYLIVSRGKGILIDPGGYKIFSKVLANASKYVDPRDIEYVYICHQDPDVAGSLPLWREVSNAKIVTHWLWTRFLPHFGFEDARAVTHELPDEGESMAFGATTLEFIPAHFLHSPGHFTIYDRRSRFLFSGDIGIAILDDPYIVVESMERHIQAMKPVHERLMPTSRAIKAWLDRVSYLDVEAILPQHGAIIPKKFIPRFYDFLRNLKCGVDLYR, encoded by the coding sequence ATGGGGGAGTACTTCATCGAGCCTGGCCTTGACCCGAGAAAGGACCACGTTCTCTACAGGGATGACGAACACATGGTGGTCTATCTCGGCACTCAGGAAGGGGGAGAGGACGTCGATGTCAACAGCTACCTCATAGTCAGCAGGGGTAAGGGCATCCTCATAGACCCTGGAGGGTACAAGATATTCTCCAAGGTCCTTGCAAACGCCTCCAAGTACGTGGATCCGAGGGACATCGAGTACGTCTACATCTGCCACCAGGACCCCGATGTTGCGGGAAGCCTTCCCCTCTGGAGGGAGGTCAGCAACGCGAAGATCGTTACACACTGGCTCTGGACGAGGTTCCTGCCCCACTTCGGCTTCGAGGATGCCAGGGCGGTCACGCATGAACTGCCTGACGAGGGTGAATCGATGGCATTTGGCGCAACGACCCTCGAGTTCATCCCTGCTCACTTCCTCCACAGTCCTGGCCACTTTACCATATACGACAGGAGAAGCAGGTTCCTCTTTAGCGGGGACATAGGCATAGCAATTCTCGATGATCCATACATCGTTGTTGAGAGCATGGAGCGGCATATACAGGCGATGAAACCAGTCCACGAGAGGCTGATGCCGACGAGCAGGGCCATAAAAGCCTGGCTCGATCGCGTCAGCTACCTTGACGTCGAGGCAATACTGCCACAGCATGGGGCGATTATACCGAAGAAGTTCATACCGCGCTTTTACGACTTCCTGAGAAACCTCAAATGCGGTGTTGACCTCTACCGCTGA
- a CDS encoding methyl-accepting chemotaxis protein yields the protein MNVRSIEKASSALAQSVRIKTSSRESSKIISELAEEISGQFTENNMIIIENIEKLSQVMKELERFQEEFLPFFERFEVFAREFNTLVENLEYVSRISDSIAGVAKQTNLVALNASIEAARAGEAGRGFAVVADEIRKMAVQTMNLAKEIKDFNTRVMSQLETLRDALAVMDRIKEGTEILGRDIETMVEISSVLDEISREQEEIVNDIRRLKGISLALEKFADMQDRYNKELASLLRMMVSEYAKEQEELGKS from the coding sequence ATGAACGTCAGAAGCATCGAGAAGGCATCGAGCGCGCTGGCCCAGTCCGTTCGTATAAAGACCTCCAGCAGGGAGTCCAGTAAAATCATCAGCGAACTGGCCGAGGAGATAAGCGGGCAGTTCACGGAAAACAACATGATAATAATCGAAAACATCGAGAAGCTGTCCCAGGTGATGAAGGAACTTGAGAGGTTTCAGGAGGAGTTTTTGCCCTTCTTCGAGCGCTTTGAGGTCTTTGCCAGGGAATTCAATACCCTGGTCGAGAACCTTGAGTACGTTTCAAGGATAAGCGACTCGATAGCGGGTGTCGCCAAGCAGACGAACCTCGTTGCCCTCAACGCGTCTATAGAGGCTGCCCGCGCGGGTGAAGCGGGTAGGGGCTTCGCCGTCGTCGCCGATGAAATCCGCAAGATGGCGGTTCAGACGATGAACCTCGCCAAGGAGATCAAGGATTTCAACACCCGCGTCATGAGCCAGCTTGAAACCCTCCGGGATGCCCTGGCGGTCATGGATAGGATCAAGGAGGGAACGGAAATACTCGGCAGGGACATCGAGACCATGGTCGAGATAAGCTCCGTTCTCGACGAGATTTCCAGGGAGCAGGAGGAGATAGTCAACGATATCAGACGGCTCAAGGGAATATCACTGGCGCTGGAGAAGTTCGCGGATATGCAGGACAGGTACAACAAGGAGCTCGCGTCCCTCCTTAGGATGATGGTTAGTGAGTACGCGAAGGAACAGGAGGAATTGGGTAAATCGTGA
- a CDS encoding alanyl-tRNA editing protein, translating to MTEKLYYSDPYVRETTAKIVEVKDLGNGLVEVLLDRTIFYPEGGGQPSDRGLIEGEDFVVEVTRVKERREIWHEGTITGRLPREGEEVRLRLDWEWRYENMKNHTGQHILSAVLKRLYNLDTTGFQIFENYNKIEVNGELDWGMITAAEIEANRVILEGIPVTIEEFKYLPDDIAETLRKHVSKVTDRVRIVTIGNVDRTPCGGTHVKNTSEIGFIKVLRFYKKSRDLWRIEFVCGNRALNHLNELLKDYWESLDEMPNKNRPLVERVGELKAEMERLEGEKDDLRRELWRWKAKALLEEAREIGGVRVVSYIEDAPMKDAQAFVVYLVDKNPNTVALVAGENYVIFAKNENIAGISMKELLGEVLSEAGGGGGGSEVLARGGGFRASPEEVLELALEKLRGKLST from the coding sequence ATGACGGAAAAGCTTTACTATTCGGATCCATATGTTAGGGAGACCACCGCGAAGATCGTTGAGGTTAAGGACTTGGGCAACGGTCTCGTGGAGGTTCTTCTGGATAGGACGATTTTCTACCCCGAAGGCGGGGGCCAGCCCTCCGACCGGGGACTCATAGAGGGGGAAGACTTTGTTGTGGAGGTAACGAGGGTTAAAGAGCGGAGGGAAATCTGGCATGAGGGAACCATCACAGGAAGGCTTCCCCGGGAGGGTGAGGAGGTACGGCTCAGACTGGACTGGGAGTGGAGATACGAGAACATGAAGAACCACACCGGCCAGCACATACTGTCTGCGGTTCTTAAGAGGCTTTACAACCTCGACACGACCGGATTTCAGATCTTCGAGAACTACAACAAGATTGAGGTTAATGGTGAACTCGACTGGGGGATGATAACTGCCGCTGAAATAGAGGCAAACAGAGTAATCCTGGAGGGAATCCCGGTTACGATTGAGGAGTTTAAGTACCTCCCGGATGATATCGCCGAGACCCTGAGGAAGCACGTGAGCAAGGTCACCGACAGGGTCAGAATAGTCACTATCGGGAACGTTGACAGAACCCCCTGCGGCGGAACCCATGTGAAAAACACCTCAGAGATTGGCTTCATAAAGGTACTTCGTTTCTATAAGAAGTCCCGGGACCTCTGGCGCATCGAGTTCGTCTGCGGGAACAGGGCATTAAATCACCTTAACGAGCTTCTTAAGGATTACTGGGAATCCCTGGACGAGATGCCCAACAAGAACCGCCCCCTGGTCGAGCGCGTGGGGGAGCTTAAGGCGGAGATGGAAAGGCTCGAGGGGGAGAAGGACGACCTGAGGCGGGAACTCTGGAGGTGGAAGGCTAAGGCACTTCTGGAAGAGGCCCGGGAAATCGGCGGGGTGAGGGTGGTCTCGTACATAGAAGACGCCCCCATGAAGGACGCCCAGGCCTTTGTGGTGTACCTCGTGGACAAGAACCCGAACACGGTGGCCCTGGTGGCCGGGGAGAACTACGTGATATTTGCCAAAAATGAAAACATTGCGGGAATCTCAATGAAGGAGCTGCTCGGGGAGGTTCTGTCAGAGGCCGGTGGCGGCGGGGGTGGCAGTGAAGTGCTCGCAAGGGGAGGCGGCTTCAGGGCATCGCCGGAGGAAGTTCTGGAGCTGGCCCTTGAAAAATTGAGGGGGAAGCTTTCGACCTAA
- a CDS encoding ABC transporter permease, whose protein sequence is MRTNKLRLGVAIIVIYTIAAFIAPYFVNEEKIENWYNGLYWKDNPKLVPPSWVNLFGKSLPPTEELPPVKSQPGLQAFEYDFRYSKPPQDIIVKFNRTEGRPVTVTVTTPSGESHQFYRGTSDEVSLAYQWGVLMEIAEDSGVEFRMEDTAFRMGLKPLFFVNRSGEVVPEHGVYTITVEGAINSTVKIVGATYGILGTDTYGRDVGAAFLWGARQTVILVYLTAVVAVALGTLAGLAASLRGKAGTAVDSISKLSTIIPVIPLMIALIPLTGSVSYNARITIPVWAFVPALAFLLFGKIARNVGAIVRTELNREYVAAAESLGADRKWMLRRHILKIVGPYSIYQLSLFAPKVIALISILGFFRVAPGFNWGTMLGMVLSQNAIYSMAWWMIVPIGLALVVFALAFVLINRELEERFLSRG, encoded by the coding sequence ATGAGAACCAACAAGCTCAGGCTGGGAGTGGCCATCATCGTGATATACACCATCGCAGCGTTCATCGCCCCCTACTTCGTGAACGAGGAGAAGATAGAGAACTGGTACAACGGCCTCTACTGGAAGGACAACCCCAAGCTCGTCCCGCCCTCCTGGGTGAACCTCTTCGGAAAGAGCCTGCCTCCAACGGAGGAACTGCCCCCTGTAAAGAGTCAGCCGGGCCTTCAGGCCTTCGAGTACGACTTCAGGTACTCAAAGCCACCCCAGGACATAATAGTGAAGTTCAACAGAACCGAGGGAAGGCCCGTGACGGTAACGGTGACGACGCCCTCAGGGGAGAGCCACCAGTTCTACAGGGGAACCTCCGATGAAGTCTCCCTCGCCTATCAGTGGGGGGTGCTGATGGAGATAGCTGAAGACAGCGGAGTGGAGTTCAGAATGGAGGACACGGCCTTTAGAATGGGACTTAAGCCATTGTTCTTCGTGAACCGGAGCGGGGAGGTCGTTCCGGAGCACGGGGTTTACACGATAACCGTCGAGGGAGCAATCAACTCAACGGTCAAAATAGTAGGCGCCACCTACGGCATCCTGGGAACCGACACCTATGGCAGGGACGTCGGGGCGGCATTCCTGTGGGGGGCGAGGCAGACGGTAATCCTCGTCTACCTCACGGCGGTGGTAGCTGTGGCCCTTGGAACGCTCGCCGGCCTCGCCGCCTCACTGAGGGGAAAAGCCGGAACGGCCGTGGATTCCATATCGAAGCTCTCCACCATAATCCCCGTCATACCCCTCATGATAGCCCTCATACCCCTGACCGGGAGCGTGTCCTACAACGCCAGAATAACGATACCCGTGTGGGCCTTCGTGCCGGCGCTGGCGTTTCTGCTCTTCGGGAAGATAGCCAGGAACGTGGGGGCAATAGTCAGGACCGAACTCAACAGGGAGTACGTGGCCGCGGCCGAAAGTTTGGGCGCCGACAGGAAGTGGATGCTGAGGAGGCACATACTGAAGATAGTCGGGCCGTACTCAATCTACCAGCTGTCGCTCTTCGCACCGAAGGTCATCGCGCTGATATCGATACTGGGCTTCTTCAGGGTCGCGCCTGGGTTCAACTGGGGAACGATGCTGGGAATGGTGCTGAGCCAGAACGCGATATACAGCATGGCATGGTGGATGATAGTGCCCATCGGCCTTGCCCTCGTGGTCTTCGCCCTCGCCTTCGTCCTGATAAACCGCGAGCTGGAGGAGAGGTTCCTGTCGAGGGGATAA